The genomic window ACCTCTTCGGTGACGAGATCCGCACGTTCATCGCACACCAGCGTTACGTGAAGGAGGCCGGATAATGGCGAAGCAGGCCAAGACGGTGACCATCACCATAAACGGCACGCCCCTCGAGGTGGAGGAGGGGACGCTCCTCGTGGATGCGGCCTCACGGGCTGACGTGGAGATCCCCACCCTCTGCTATCACGAGGACCTCTCGCCGCGGGGCATCTGCGGCATCTGCCTGGTGAAGGTGAACGGCGAGTACGTCCGCTCCTGCATCACGCGGGTCCGGGAGGGCATGGAGGTGGTCACCTCCGACCCGGTGATCAGGGAGACGAGACGGAAGATACTCGAGCTCATCCTCGCGACGCACCCCGACGACTGTCTCAAGTGCATCAAGCACGGAAAGTGCGAGCTCCAGGACCTCGCAGAGCGGCTCGAAGTGAGGAGCATCCCCTACGACAAGTACGAGCGTGGGCTCCCGGTGGACCGCACCTCGCCGAGCATCGTGCGCGACATGAACAAGTGCATAGGGTGCGGCCGGTGCATCGAGGTGTGCCACCACGTGCAGTCGGTGGGCGCCATCTTCTTCCATAATAGGGGATCGCACACCATCGTGGCGAACGCCGCAGGTCAGACCATGGGTACGAGCGTGTGCGTGGCCTGCGGCCAGTGCGTGGTCTACTGCCCGGTGGGCGCGCTCTACGAGAAGGAGGCGGTGGAGCGGGTATGGGAGGCCCTCGCCGATCCGGAGAAGGTGGTGGTGGCACAGATCGCCCCTGCGGTGCGCGTGGCCCTCGGCGAGGAGTTCGGGATGAAACCCGGCGAGCTGGTGATCGGCAAGATCTACGCCGCGCTCCGAAGGCTCGGTGTGGACTACGTGTTCGACACCAACTTCAGCGCCGATCTGACCATCATGGAAGAGGGCACAGAGTTCCTCCACCGGCTCGAGAAAGGGGAGCGTCTCCCCCTCATCACCAGCTGCAGCCCGGGCTGGATAAAGTTCGCCGAGACCTACTATCCCGACCTGTTGCCGCACCTTTCCACCTGCAAGTCGCCCCAACAGATGATGGGTGCGGTGGTGAAGACCTACTTCGCCCAGGCGAAGGGGATACCGCCTTCCAGGATCGTCTCGCTCTCCATCATGCCGTGTACGGCCAAGAAGTTCGAAGCCCAGCGTGAGGAGATGCGGGACAGTGGGTTCTGGGACGTCGACATCGTCCTCACCACCAGGGAGCTCGCCCGGATGATCCGTCAGGCGGGTATCCGCTTCGATCAACTCAAGGAGGAGCCCGCCGATCCGGTGCTCTCCTCGTATTCCGGTGCGGGCACCATATTCGGCGCCACGGGCGGAGTGATGGAGGCGGCCCTCCGCACGGCCTACGAGATCAAGACCGGCAAGAGCCTCCCGAAGGTGGAGTTCGCCCAGGTGAGGGGAGTGAAGGGGGTGAAGGAGGCGGTCATAGAGCTCAACGGTACGCAGATCAGAGTGGCGGTGGCCCATGGGCTGTCGAACGCGAGGAAGGTCCTCGACAGGGTGCGCGAGGCGAAGGAGAGAGGGGAGCCTCTTCCCTACCACTTCATCGAAGTGATGGCCTGCCCCGGCGGGTGTGTGGGAGGGGGAGGCCAGCCGCTCCCGAGTCCGCTCAAGAAACGCGAGGAACGACTCATGGGACTCTACGCCGAGGACAGCGCCCTCCCTGTACGCAAATCGCACGAGAACCCGGAAGTGCGGGCCCTCTACGAGCACTTCCTCAAGGAGCCCAATGGTGAGCTCCCGCACACCCTGCTCCACACCCACTACGAACCACGCGATCCTTACCGGCTCAGGAAGAACCCTTTACGGGAACAGGTGAGTACGCCGGAATAAAAACGTTCACTTCCACTCCAGGGGAGGTCGATGCGTCGGCCTCCCCTGCCTTTATGGGCGGTTGGTGCCTCAAGGAACTGTGTCGGGGTGCTTGACAGGAAAAAGCGGAATGCGCTATTGTTTTAACAATAAAACAAAAAGTTAAACTTGAAACTCGAGGAGGAACAATGCCGCGATTCAGGTACCGACACAGGCACGGGAGGATGCACCATCTGGGGATGCCCCTCCCTCTCGAAGAGGCGGATTCGGGTGGCACCGTGACCCTTTCCCAGCTCAGAGAGGGGGAAGGTGCGCTGGTGGTGGGATTCAAGGGCGGCCCCGGCCCCTACAGGCGCAAGCTCCTCGCCATGGGATTTATCCCCGGCACCTCCATTGTGGTGAAACGGCGGGCCCCCCTCGGCGACCCCGTGGAGGTGGAGCTGAGAGGGTACCTCGTCTCGGTGAGAAGGGATGAGGCGGAGATCCTTCTTCTGAGGAGGGCCTCATGAGGACCTATACCTGTGCCCTCATCGGTACCCCGAATACCGGGAAGACCTCGATCTTCAACGCCATCACCAGCCGCACCGAATACATAGGGAACTGGCCGGGGGTGACCATCGAACGGACCGACGGCATCCTCACCACCGTGTACCAGGGTGAGGACGTCCGCCTGAGGATCGTGGATCTCCCGGGGATCTACCACCTGGGGAGTTCCGCCCCCGAGGAAAGGGTGGCCTTTGATTTTTTTCTTAAGGAAAAGGTGGATCTCGTCATCAACGTGATGGACGGGCTCTCGCTCCAGAAGAATCTCTACCTCACCCTCCAGCTCCTCGAGGAGGGACTTCCCGTGCACGTGGTGATCACCAAGAAGGATCTCCTGGAACAGAACGGGATCCGGATCTCTCCCGAGGCCCTTTCCCGGCGTCTGGGGGTGCCGGTCTCCCTGGTGAACTCCCACAGTAGGCAGGACGCTCGTCTCCTGGTGAATTCCCTCGTCCAGTCCTGCCTCTCCCCTCCCTCTCCGCCCCATCCCGTCACCTATGACGAGGTGGTGGAGGAGTGGCTCTCCCGGTGGCAACACGAGCTCTCGTTCCTCGGAGTCCCAGCCCCCCGTCTGCGCACCCTTTTGCTCCTCTTCCTGGAAGGCGAGGAGGTGATCTTCTCCCTCCATCCCTCGCTTCGTGAGAGGAAGGCCGAACTCGCAGCGAGCAGGACCCAGCTTGAGGCGCGTATGGGCGAGGACCTTGACGTCTACCTCGCACGGCGACGCTACGAGGAGATCGAATCGATCCTCAAGGAGGCGCACGAGGCCGCAGAAAAGCTCACCCTCACCGAGAGGATCGACCGGGTGGTCCTCCACAAGGTGTGGGGGATCCCGATCTTCTGGGCCGTGCTCTTCCTGCTCTTCTGGGCCACCACCTCCTTAGGAGGGGTCTTCATCGACTTTTTCGACGGGATCTTCCAGATCCTGGCCGTGGACCTTCCGCTCTACGGCCTCTCCCGGATAGGAGCAGGTCCCTTCGTACAGACCCTCGTGGAGGGGGTGGGGACGGGTATCCAGACCGTGGCCACGTTCGTCCCCATCATCTACATCCTCTTCTTCCTCCTCACGATCCTCGAGGACTGCGGGTACATGGCGCGGGCCGCGTTCGTGGCCGATCGGGGCATGAGAGGGTTGGGGCTCTCGGGAAAGGCCTTCGTCCCGCTCCTCCTTGGATTCGGGTGTACCGTGAGCTCGATCCTCGCCACCCGGACCCTGGAGAGTCGCAAGGAACGGCTGCTCACCATCTTCATGGCGCCGCTCATGTCCTGTGGCGCTCGGCTTCCGGTCTACGTGATCTTCGCGGCGGCATTTTTCCCCCGATCAGCCGGGCTTGTGGTCTTCTCCCTCTACTTCGTGGGGATCGTCCTCGCGGTGGGCACCGGGCTCCTCTTCAAGCACACCCTCTTCAAGGCCGAGCGCACCCCTCTGGTGATGGAGCTTCCCCCCTATCACCTCCCGAACATGTCCCTGGTCCTCAAGATCACCTGGATCAGGTTCTCCGCCTACATCAAGCGGGCGGGTATCACCATCACCACCGCTGTGTTCATCCTCTCGCTCCTTAATGCGGTGGTGATCGAGAATGGCAAGGTGTCGTTCGAGAGCGGATCGCCGGATTCGCTCCTCATCCGCACGGGCAAGGCCATCACACCGGTCTTCGAACCCATGGGTGTGGAAGAGGAGAACTGGCCGGCGGTGGCAGGTCTGTTCACCGGCCTCTTTGCCAAGGAGACCATCATCGGTACCCTTCAGGCCATGTACGGTATCGAAGCGGAGGAAGAAGCAGAAGAGCCCTTCTCCCTCCAGGTGGCGCTCTCGGGCCTTGTCGATGCGGGGAGGGCCCTCCTCAGGGGGTTGTATGAGCTGCTCGTGCCTTCCCCCGGCGGGGAGGAGGAAGAGGGAGGATTCTCGCTCGTGCGGGAACGCTTCACCCCGGCGGCCGCCTATGCCTATCTCCTCTTCGTTCTCATCTATTCACCCTGCGTGGCGGCCCTCTCGGCGATCCTCCAGCAAGCGGGAGTGGGGACCATGCTCGCGAACGCGGGCTACCTTACCCTCCTCGCATGGATTGTGGGGACCTTCTACTTCCAGGTGGTGGAGGGCGGGAGCCTCCTGTGGCTCGGGGTCGCGGGAGGACTCCTCCTCGGCCTGATGGTTGTCCTCTACCTTGTTGGAAGGAGCACACGACCGAAGGAGGCTGTCTCATGAGACAAGAGGATCTCACCTCACGGATGGAAGACTACCTGGAGGCCATCTATGTCCTCGCGAAGACCAAGCGGGTAGCCCGGGTGCGGGACATCGCCGAAGCCCTCGGCGTGTCCCGCTCCACGGTCTCCAACACCCTCCATACCCTCTCGGATAGGGGGTTTATCGAGTATGCGCCCTACGACATCATCAGCCTCACCGAGGAGGGGGAAGAGGCCGCCAAGGACGTCTTCCGGAGACATACCATCCTCAAGCGGTTCTTCCGGGTGGTTCTCGGTGCTGACGAGCAGATGGCCGAGGAGAATGCCTGCCGCATCGAGCACGCCATCTCGGAGGAGCTCCTGGAGAGACTGGTGCAGTACCTCGAGTTCATACAGGAGTGTATCCCCGCGCCCTTCCGATACGATCCCGAGAAGGGTGCCTTCGTGTGCGAGGACAGGGAAGACGAGGATGTCTCACCCCCGGCGTGAGGTCCCGCCTTCCAGTTCCTCTTTTCTCCTGACGGCGAGTTCCTGTATCTGGGCTGCGATCTCCGGATACCGTGAGAGGATCCTGTCGAAGGTCTCCTTGTCGAGGCGGTAGAGATCGCAGAACGTTCGGGCCCGCACGGTGGCGGTACGGGGAGCTCTGAGGATGAGCGCCATCTCGCCGAAGAACTGACCTTCCGAGAGGATGGCATAGCGGGTCTTTTCGTCGGCCGAGAGCACCTCTACCGAGCCCCTGTTTATGAAGTACACGTCGGAGCCCAGCTCTCCCGCCCGTATGATGTACTCGCCCGGTCCATAGATGACCGGTTCGAGGTGGAGGATGATGTCCCGGATGAAATCCTCGCCCGCCCCCTTGAAGAGGGGTACCTTCTCAATGACGTCGCCGTGGATCTCCATGGCCACTGCGAGGCGGAGGGGATGCGGGAGCTCCTTGAGCACCTCGCGTTCTTCGTACCCTCGTCTCGTCTCCCACAGGTAGTCGAAGTACTCGAGGATGCGTCGCTGGAGCTCGGGTGAGATCTTCTTATAGGAGAGGAAGGCCGTGACCCTCTCCATCCGCTCCCTGTGGAGGAGCTTTGCGGCGTCCAGTTTCGAGACGAGGCTCGCGATATTACCGATGACCAGACCGTACATGGCCGCACCGAGGAGCTCTATCACAATGGTATAGACAGTCTGTATCGGGGTCGAGGGGGTGATGTCGCCGTACCCGATGGTGGTGAGGGTGGTGATGGTCCAGTAGAAGGCGGAGAGGTACCTCGTTCCGGCCGGGCTCTCCGAAGGTGGCTGGAGGCTCATCCATCCGCAGGCAATCCCGTGTGCGGCGAGGAGGATGAATCCCACAAGGGAGAGGAGCCTGAGGAGAGCGGGGTTGATCCTGTAGGAGAGGATCCGGGTAGCGCTCCGCTGCACCGAGATGAGCTTGAGGAGCCTGACGAGCGAGAGGAGGGAGAGGGGAGAGGGGAGGTGGAGGGCGAATACCAGAAGATCGAGCGGGAGTGCCGCAAGCAGGTCGGGAAGGCG from Spirochaeta thermophila DSM 6192 includes these protein-coding regions:
- a CDS encoding NADH-dependent [FeFe] hydrogenase, group A6; translated protein: MAKQAKTVTITINGTPLEVEEGTLLVDAASRADVEIPTLCYHEDLSPRGICGICLVKVNGEYVRSCITRVREGMEVVTSDPVIRETRRKILELILATHPDDCLKCIKHGKCELQDLAERLEVRSIPYDKYERGLPVDRTSPSIVRDMNKCIGCGRCIEVCHHVQSVGAIFFHNRGSHTIVANAAGQTMGTSVCVACGQCVVYCPVGALYEKEAVERVWEALADPEKVVVAQIAPAVRVALGEEFGMKPGELVIGKIYAALRRLGVDYVFDTNFSADLTIMEEGTEFLHRLEKGERLPLITSCSPGWIKFAETYYPDLLPHLSTCKSPQQMMGAVVKTYFAQAKGIPPSRIVSLSIMPCTAKKFEAQREEMRDSGFWDVDIVLTTRELARMIRQAGIRFDQLKEEPADPVLSSYSGAGTIFGATGGVMEAALRTAYEIKTGKSLPKVEFAQVRGVKGVKEAVIELNGTQIRVAVAHGLSNARKVLDRVREAKERGEPLPYHFIEVMACPGGCVGGGGQPLPSPLKKREERLMGLYAEDSALPVRKSHENPEVRALYEHFLKEPNGELPHTLLHTHYEPRDPYRLRKNPLREQVSTPE
- a CDS encoding FeoA family protein, with translation MPRFRYRHRHGRMHHLGMPLPLEEADSGGTVTLSQLREGEGALVVGFKGGPGPYRRKLLAMGFIPGTSIVVKRRAPLGDPVEVELRGYLVSVRRDEAEILLLRRAS
- the feoB gene encoding ferrous iron transport protein B, producing MRTYTCALIGTPNTGKTSIFNAITSRTEYIGNWPGVTIERTDGILTTVYQGEDVRLRIVDLPGIYHLGSSAPEERVAFDFFLKEKVDLVINVMDGLSLQKNLYLTLQLLEEGLPVHVVITKKDLLEQNGIRISPEALSRRLGVPVSLVNSHSRQDARLLVNSLVQSCLSPPSPPHPVTYDEVVEEWLSRWQHELSFLGVPAPRLRTLLLLFLEGEEVIFSLHPSLRERKAELAASRTQLEARMGEDLDVYLARRRYEEIESILKEAHEAAEKLTLTERIDRVVLHKVWGIPIFWAVLFLLFWATTSLGGVFIDFFDGIFQILAVDLPLYGLSRIGAGPFVQTLVEGVGTGIQTVATFVPIIYILFFLLTILEDCGYMARAAFVADRGMRGLGLSGKAFVPLLLGFGCTVSSILATRTLESRKERLLTIFMAPLMSCGARLPVYVIFAAAFFPRSAGLVVFSLYFVGIVLAVGTGLLFKHTLFKAERTPLVMELPPYHLPNMSLVLKITWIRFSAYIKRAGITITTAVFILSLLNAVVIENGKVSFESGSPDSLLIRTGKAITPVFEPMGVEEENWPAVAGLFTGLFAKETIIGTLQAMYGIEAEEEAEEPFSLQVALSGLVDAGRALLRGLYELLVPSPGGEEEEGGFSLVRERFTPAAAYAYLLFVLIYSPCVAALSAILQQAGVGTMLANAGYLTLLAWIVGTFYFQVVEGGSLLWLGVAGGLLLGLMVVLYLVGRSTRPKEAVS
- a CDS encoding metal-dependent transcriptional regulator, translated to MRQEDLTSRMEDYLEAIYVLAKTKRVARVRDIAEALGVSRSTVSNTLHTLSDRGFIEYAPYDIISLTEEGEEAAKDVFRRHTILKRFFRVVLGADEQMAEENACRIEHAISEELLERLVQYLEFIQECIPAPFRYDPEKGAFVCEDREDEDVSPPA
- a CDS encoding cyclic nucleotide-gated ion channel; translated protein: MKSSAFSHPTYTLVWKVGILAVTLYYAIRIPLTLVFPSLFSPLLPLDILASLALIADIPLDFAFESRKTSGRKPTLLAPSRLPDLLAALPLDLLVFALHLPSPLSLLSLVRLLKLISVQRSATRILSYRINPALLRLLSLVGFILLAAHGIACGWMSLQPPSESPAGTRYLSAFYWTITTLTTIGYGDITPSTPIQTVYTIVIELLGAAMYGLVIGNIASLVSKLDAAKLLHRERMERVTAFLSYKKISPELQRRILEYFDYLWETRRGYEEREVLKELPHPLRLAVAMEIHGDVIEKVPLFKGAGEDFIRDIILHLEPVIYGPGEYIIRAGELGSDVYFINRGSVEVLSADEKTRYAILSEGQFFGEMALILRAPRTATVRARTFCDLYRLDKETFDRILSRYPEIAAQIQELAVRRKEELEGGTSRRG